Within the Cryptococcus neoformans var. neoformans B-3501A chromosome 1, whole genome shotgun sequence genome, the region CTCGTCGACGGCCAAAGACGGAGAGACAAGTAAATGTGAAAGGAAAGCAGTGAAACCCCAAATGGGCGACCATCTCCGCATGTATTGTGACGCGGAACGTGCACTGGAATTGCGTCTTTTTATCTCGAAAGCTTGGGTTCCTACACGAGACTTTTCGGGACAGGATAGAAAGCTatcagaggaagaggaggcaggGTTGGACAAGGAGAGGATAATGGGGAAAGTGAGGCTTTGTTTGGTCGGGGATAGGGGGGAAGCGTTGGTTGTTGCTTGATGAGGAACTTGAACCCTGTTGTTTGATCAGACATATTATGTATACCATCCTGTCCTGTAACATACACTGCACTGTTGAATGCAAGCTGGCATTATCCAAGATGTAATTGTAAAAATAAGTAGCCAGGCCTGCTCACTGTGAGGCGTCTTCATAACCGAATGAATGAAGGTCGTAGCCAAGTCGATTTCGGGGTACAAGGTTTATAGTTAATAAGCAGCTGGGTTATGAGGATTTGTAATAGCCTTTTCAAACAAAAACCATAGACGACAAATTAACAATGGTTAGTTGACTATCCAAGAGCGACTTCAGAAAGCCTTCAAAGTCTCAGAAGCACGATAGCCATCAGTCAGATCTATGATCACATAAAGTACATACCACATACATATAACAATGCTGAGAACTCATTTATAAGATACACCAAACCCGCATATTCGAATCAATGATTTGATGCAATAAGAAAACGCAATGCAATACCCCGCTTCGCTTGCCGACCATTGTCCTTAACACTCGATAAACGGTCTCATGATCCTTACCACACACCCGATACCAGCAGGTGACTGTGATTACCTGTCAAAGGGATCACATGTGATTGAAATACCCGTACGCCTGGGTAGGTTGGGCCATGCCGGTACCCATGCCCATACCCATATTCATGGGCGAAGTGGCCATCTGACCGTTGTACTGCATCGGGTACTGCCCAAATTGTTGCACTTGGGTAAACTGTGGGGATAGCTGTTGTTggaaagagggggaagTAGCAAACTGCTGAGTCTGCTGGAACGAGGGTGAGGCCATAGGCACAGTCGATTGATGATAGGTTGGTTGTGGTGACATGTGTTGCCTCAATGAAGGTTGCGAGGAAAAGGACATTTGTTGCGCGAATCCTGGAGACTGGAACGGGCTTGCCATTTGAGGGGAGGCAGAAAAGTTACTGCCGTTCATCATCATACCGTTTGAAGGGGATGTGGAAAAGGTGCTACCCCAGCTTTGGGGTTGAGCGGAGAGGAATTGGGATTGGCcatgagagaaggatggagacACACCAGTGGTAGGAGTGGACATGTTGACTTGAAGAGGGAGTGACGAGTTGGCGCTATTTGACATGTCGATGAGGTTGGCTTCTGGCACCTTTTGCTGAGTACTCGTGCTTTCGCTACCGTTCACTGCAGTATTCCACACAGGTCCTACTGAAGAGATACCCTGATTCGAAGGTGATCTCACTGGTCGTCCTCTAGGGGGGTTCTTCCCAAACACTGGTTGAGCAGAGGCACTAGGAGGTAAAGGCGGGAGatccctttctttcttgatGTTCACAGCAATAACATCGTTCAGTTCTGGGTTGCGGTTATTCTCCTTGCCTAAATGCAGCCCTGTAGAACCCCCAGGCAGCCTTCCgtccctctccctcgcccTGTTTAAGCTTGTAGGCTCGACTTGACCGTTAGGGCGGGCAGCAGCTCCACCGCGGAATGCACCTTGCTCGTACTTCCTTCGAATGTATTTTTCAATCTCGGAATCACGCTCATCGTAGCCATAGGATGGCGGTGGGGGATGCAAGGCCTCGTTTGGGTTGTATATTGCATTGGAAGCTTTATTGCCCATGCTTCTGATGGTGGCGATCTGGTCACGAGTCCAGGTGTCAAGTGTCACCGACTTGCTGTGGGGCTGTGAGCGGGGTAAAGTTGAATAAGATGTTGAGACTTACACACGACTCTTGTGAGTCCCCAACTTGCGGTGTACGGAAGCACAACCAACGCAGAGAAAGATGCCGAGATTGACACTTGCCCACCTTGGAGCGGGAGCGTGGCAGTCGGCGCAGGTGTCTAATGCGAGTCAGCAAAGTCGAGAGACGTGTGTATGCACATACCATTTCCCGGGAGCTTCAGCAGCTCTTCCAGCATGCGCTCATTTCGTTGTTCCATTTCGCTGCGGACGGGTTGAAAGGAGTTGGCGAATGAAACGAGCGAAAGGAAACACGACAAACGGAGACAAGAAATGATTATATTTATCGTACGTTATTTGGTTGGCAGAGACGCGCGGGCCGAGCGCGACTAACCGACTGGGTCCAGAGCTTGGAATTTTTCGCGCTGCTTGTTAACGTTATCATTTTATTTTTCGTTCGGTATGCTATGCAAAGCCTATCGTATCCGCCGACGTGAATTATTTTTCGTCTACGTTCATCTATTCTTatcaacaaacaaacagaTTTTCATCGACTGACTGATGGACACCGAGGACGTGTGTGCGTTGGCATTCTGTCCTTCCGTTCCTCCGGATGTAATTGTTTCGGCGCACGGCCTTTGTTGCCACACAAAGATGACGAATACTCTGGGATGATCTTGAACCGCTCGGAATCTGGAATTGAAAGGGCATCGTTAAGGTCGCAGGCTTGTAATCCAGcttgatggaagaggtggtgaaggaaaGTCCTACTTTACTGATCATATGCTTAAGTGCGTGAGGGACATTAGCCATGAGCTTCTCGAATACGTCTCAGCAAAATAAAGTGGCAGGGTAAGCTGATGTTCTTATCGATAATGACCTAAAGGATGGTGTAATGCTGAGCCAAACAGGACATCTCGCTGACTATTGTCTGAAAACGTTGCGCAAAGCGGATATGCTGCAGAAATCACAAGTAGTGTATGTTCAAGCAGAGAAGAATCTGTTGGCTTCGGCCTCTTTGCTCGcacttccctctcttcctggTCTACCTGCCGCACCTCCACAGATTGTATAGCTTTACTACGCTTTTCAGGACACAGACCACCTCTACCTCGCACTTGAATCCATGGTTGGTGGCGACCTGCTAAATTTGTTGATGGAAAGCGATACatttgatgaggaaatgACCAGATTTTACGTGGCGGAGATGGTGCTGGCGCTGGAAGAAATACATAAGCTGGGTTACGTCCACCACAGTATCAAGCCTGACAATTTCTTGTTTGATAAAGAAGGCATATCAAGATTAGTGATTTTGGGCTTTCTACAGATTTACATTGGACACACGATACGAGGTATTACGAGCCGCAGCGCCTTGCGTTATTGAAGAAGCATGGTGTAGATTTGGAATATCCGAGGGTGGaagcgaagaggatggataGGAAGGACGTGATGAGGTTCTcggggaagaagtggatAGGAAAAGGCCAAGAGGTGCTGGAgttgagagagaggaataGGAGAAAATTGGTGTATAGTCGGTGAGTGAGTCACCAGTTTCTATCTCCTCGCCGAATTGCACTGAATCAACGGTTAATACAAACTCGTACATGGGTATGTGATGAATCCACGACGGCGGGAATAGCGAAGATCCAGGCTGAGGAATAATCACATGGAGCACACTTCTTGGAGATACGCAAGAGGTGGGTTAATCGCATAAGTCCTAGAGACATTAGTCGACTGGACTGGAAAATTAGTTTGACCTTCCAAAGGATGGATGTTTAAATCTCCGCATCTTGAAGAATCTCATTACGGCCACGATTACATGACCGAAGAATTGTCTCATATGCAAAACGCCACTGAAAACACCATTACAACCCCGGTGACTGATGACCAACTATAGGGGACTGTGTAAGGCGAGGGCCACGTCGGTGTAGTGTTACGTGCCAACTCCTGTACCATCCGAGGACAATTGTAAATGCCTGTACCACCTAGTGTACCCCAATGTTGCAATGACTTGACGAATTTGATGAATACTTAGTATACACGCTGCACTGTTGTTTACTCGATTTCCGTGCAAAAACAGGTCCTGTTGCCTTAAAATAGAGTCAATACAATCTGCAAAGCACCATTCACGAAGTATGAAATACATCCATCCCAATCTGGTCTCGATTTGCTTAACCGGACTTGCCGACGGGCTGTTGGTTCCTATAGTCATTCATGGTCAGCCCCATCCTTCAGTCATCGATCATAAAGATATAGAttgaagggagaagatcaGATAGGAGCGAAAGACTATTTAGAAAATTGCGTCGTTCATGGGTAATCAGAGTGAACTATGCTTGATTTCGATATCATCCGGAGGACAGAGCGGGTTGAGATAGGTGATACAGGTtttcaaggaaaagaaaaaccaaagaaaaggaaactGTACTCACATCCTTCGCTTGCCACCAGGAGCGACAGTAACGTTGACGAATCGTCGGGTGTATTGCAATCGCTTCTCTGCATGGTAGGCGCACCGTCAGCGCCTGTTTTCCATCGATTTGTCGCCGCCCAATTTCCATCGACGTAACCCTCAGCAACTTCATCCATCgtcccccttttttcacctgctcctcttcctgcacTCCGTGTGCTGTCCCATGTGGCCATCAAATCTGGAAAGCATACTCACGAGCTCGGCCCTTGGggaccttcttcttctcttggGGCTCAACCTTGGGGGTCTATTTTCTCTGTCAGCATTTACGCCTTCTAAAGCAGTAAAAAGCAGCTGCACTCACCTGAGACTTGACTTTACCTGCACGAGCGAGGGAACCGTGAACCTTACCCATTTTGTTACGTTTGTTGGatagagagaagaggaaggtggaTTCTTGACGGATGAAGGAATCGAACGGCGCGAGGGCGAGGTCTCGAGATTTTGGTGCGGTGTTTCGGAGTTTTGTCTGGGACTCATGTGGCGGAAGAAATTGGAGCCCCACGGCTAATCCTCGACTTCCAGTGAAAGGAGGTGCTCGATGCATGCAGCTATACATATACAGCGTTCTGCAT harbors:
- a CDS encoding hypothetical protein (HMMPfam hit to ArfGap, Putative GTPase activating protein for Arf, score: 148.9, E(): 1.1e-41) gives rise to the protein MEQRNERMLEELLKLPGNDTCADCHAPAPRWASVNLGIFLCVGCASVHRKLGTHKSRVKSVTLDTWTRDQIATIRSMGNKASNAIYNPNEALHPPPPSYGYDERDSEIEKYIRRKYEQGAFRGGAAARPNGQVEPTSLNRARERDGRLPGGSTGLHLGKENNRNPELNDVIAVNIKKERDLPPLPPSASAQPVFGKNPPRGRPVRSPSNQGISSVGPVWNTAVNGSESTSTQQKVPEANLIDMSNSANSSLPLQVNMSTPTTGVSPSFSHGQSQFLSAQPQSWGSTFSTSPSNGMMMNGSNFSASPQMASPFQSPGFAQQMSFSSQPSLRQHMSPQPTYHQSTVPMASPSFQQTQQFATSPSFQQQLSPQFTQVQQFGQYPMQYNGQMATSPMNMGMGMGTGMAQPTQAYGYFNHM
- a CDS encoding 40S ribosomal protein S30 (Match to ESTs gb|CF189543.1|CF189543, gb|CF184907.1|CF184907, gb|CF184906.1|CF184906; HMMPfam hit to Ribosomal_S30, Ribosomal protein S30, score: 106.9, E(): 4.8e-29) codes for the protein MGKVHGSLARAGKVKSQTPKVEPQEKKKVPKGRAQKRLQYTRRFVNVTVAPGGKRRMNQQPVGKSG